Below is a genomic region from Pseudomonas extremaustralis.
TGTGTCGGCACCCTTCGTCGGTCCATGAGGATGACCGCTAAACCTGTTCCGTCCCTAATAAATACAAAATGAGGATTGCGCCATGTCCATCCGACTGTCCCAGACTGCCCATGCCCAACGGTTTCTCGAAGAAGCCAGCGGTAACCTTAACGACGACGGCAACCCGCGCACCAAGGCACTGATTTACCGGGTCCTGCGAGACACGGTGAACATCATCGAAGACCTGGATGTGACCCCGGAAGAGTTCTGGGCGGCAATCAACTATCTCAACGAGTTGGGTAAACACCAGGAAGCCGGTCTGCTCGCTGCCGGGCTCGGCCTGGAGCATTACCTGGACATGCTGATGGACGCCGCCGACGAGCAAGCCGGTAAAACCGGCGGCACGCCACGCACCATCGAAGGCCCGCTGTATGTGGCCGGTGCGCCGCTGTCGAAATACGAGGCACGGCTGGATGATGGCCAGGACCCTGGTGTGCCGCTGTTCATGCGTGGGCAGGTGCGCGACACAGATGGCAAACCGTTGGCAGGGGCGATCGTCGATGTTTGGCAGGCCAATACCGGCGGGACTTATTCCTGGTTTGATAACACGCAATCGGAATTCAACCTGCGCCGGCGTATCGAGACCGATGCCCAGGGCAACTACCGTTTTCGCAGCATCGTGCCGTCGGGCTATGGCTGCCCGCCAACGGGGCCGACCCAACAGTTGCTCAATCAACTGGGACGCCATGGGCAGCGGCCGGCGCATATCCACTTCTTTATTTCGGCGCCGGGGTATCGTCACCTCACCACTCAGATCAACCTGTCGGGTGACCCGTACTTGCATGATGATTTTGCCTACGCGACGCGGGATGAATTGATCGCCGAGATTCGTTTCAGTGACGACCAGGCGCTGGCGCAGGAGTGGGGTGTACAAGGGCGGTTCGCGCAGATTGATTTCGACTTTGAGTTGCAGTCTGCCGCAGCGCCAGTAGAGCAAAAGCGCATGCAACGGGTGCGCGCGCTGGAGGATTGATCGGCGCGGTCGAAAAATGTGGGCGCAAGCTCGCGAAAAACTCGAGAGCGCCGCGTTAAACCAGATGACCCGCGCTATCGTTGACGATTTTCGCGAGCAAGCGCGCTCCTACACTGGGGCGGTGAGGGCGGAGAGCAAGGCTGTGGTATACGCCGGCAATGGCTCGAACGCGCGTGCGCACAACAGCAGGTGCCGGCAGGCCCAGTCCTCGCGCAAGGGTTGGGCCTTGACCTGCGCCGCCGATGGCCAGCGGTCCAGTGCCGCCTGGGGCACGATGCCCAGGCCCGCGCCCCGGGCGACCATGCGCATCACCCCGTCAAAACCTTCGGCACGAATGCGCGTCTGCAAGCGAAAGCCCGCGTGCAGCGCCTGTTCGTCCAGGTACACCGCCAGCGCGCTGTGGGCGGCCAGGCTGACGTAGTCGTGTTGCAGGCTGTCGATAAAGCTCACGGTGCCGGTCGCCAGGGGATGGTCCAGCGGCATGATCAGCACCAGCGGGTCGTCGCGAAAGGGCAGGGTCTGTAAGCCGTGGGTGTCCACTGCGTCGGAGATGATCCCCAGCTCTGCCGTGCCCTGGCGCAAGGCCTGGGTGATGCGCAGGCTGGGCAATTCCTGCAGGTCGATGTCGAGGTTGGGGTGCTCGCGCAGAAAATCCGCCAGCAGTTCCGGCAGGTATTCGCTGAGGGCGGTGGTGTTGCACAACAGGCGTACCTGGCCTTTGACGCCGTTGGCGTATTCGGCCAGGTCCTGTTGCAGGTGCTCGGCTTGTTGCAACATCAGGCGCGCATGCCGGGCCAGGGCCTTGCCCGCAGGTGTAGGGGTGACGCCACGCCGACCGCGTTCGAGGCATTCAACCCCCAGCGCGGCCTCCATCGCGCGGATGCGCGCGCTGGCGGCGGCCAGGGATAAATGGCTGCGCGCCGCGCCGGCGGTGATGTTGCCGGTGTCGAGGACGTGCAGATAGAGGCGCAGGTCGATCAGGTCAAAGTGCATGGCTGGAGAGTTCCTTTGGCTGGACTGGCGCTATCGCGAGCAAGCTCGCTCCTGCAGGGGCCTGGGTGGATTTTGTAGGAGCGAGCTTGCTCGCGATGAGGCCCTAAGCCTCACGCAAAACAAGAGTCTGCCTCAGTATATGGCGCATTTTCGAGTCCCTCCGAAAGCGCCAGAATCGCCCCATGAATACCTTCCTCGCGTTCTACCAAAACCTCGGCCCTGCCTTGACCCTGCTGGTGATCGGCACCTTCCTGCTGGCCGGCACCGTCAAAGGCGTGATCGGCCTTGGCTTGCCGACGGTGGCCATGGGCATGCTCGGCCTGGCTATGTTGCCGGCGCAGGCTGCGGCGTTGCTGATCATTCCGTCGACGGTCACCAACCTCTGGCAATTGGCGTTCGGCGGCCATTTGCGCGGTTTGCTCAGACGTCTGTGGCCGATGCTGCTGTTGATCTTCCTCGGCACCGGGCTGGGCACGTTATGGCTGGGCATGGACGGCGGCCAGTGGGTGGTGCATGCGCTGGGCGGCGCGTTGCTGCTTTATGCGTTGAGCGGCCTGTTGCTGCCCAGCTTTAACGTCAAGCCTCGAACCGAGCGCTGGCTGGGCCCGCTGTGTGGCGTAATCACCGGGGTCATCACCTCGGCCACCGGCGTGTTTGTGATTCCTGCGGTGCCGTATCTGCAGGCCCTGGGTTTGACGCGCGATCAGTTGGTGCAGGCCCTGGGGTTGTCGTTCAGCGTGTCGACCCTGGCCCTGGCCGCCGGGTTGGCCTGGCGTGGCACCCTCGGCGGTGGCGAAGTCAGTGCCTCGTTGCTGGCGCTGGTGCCCGCACTGTTGGGGATGTGGCTGGGCCAGGTGGTGCGCCGACGCATCAGCGCGGTGTTATTCAAGCGGGTATTTTTCATCGGCATGGCGTTGTTGGGTGGCCACCTGCTGATAGGTGGTTAACAATCGCGGTCTATTCGTGCGTACAGGTCAAATGTATTTTGCCGCCCTGCGGCTTATTCCCACTGATCCAAGTCGGTAGTCTGCCTCCAGATCTTTTCAACCTTCTGGATGACTCCCATGAAAAAAGTGCTTCTGCTCAACGGCGCCAAGAAATTCGCCCACTCCGACGGCCGCTACAACACTACTTTGCATGACGCTGCCTTGGCCCTGCTGGACCGTGGCGGAATCGACGTCAAAGTCACGCACATCGACGCAGGCTACGACGTGGCCGAAGAAGTGGCCAAATTCCTCTGGGCCGATGTGATCATCTACCAGATGCCCGGCTGGTGGATGGGCACGCCGTGGATCGTCAAGAAGTACATCGACGAAGTGTTCACCGAAGGCCATGGCAGCCTGTACGCCAGCGATGGCCGCACCCGCTCCGACGCGTCGCAGAAGTACGGCAGCGGCGGCCTGATCCAGGGCAAGCAGTACATGCTGTCGCTGACTTGGAACGCACCGCAGCAAGCCTTCGACGACCCTACGGATTTCTTTGAAGCCAAAGGCGTTGACGCGGTGTATTTCCCGTTCCACAAGGCCAATCAGTTCCTCGGCATGACTGCCTTGCCGACCTTCCTGTGTGTGGACGTGATGAAGCGCCCGGCCATCGAGGCCGACGTGGCGCGCTACGAGCAGCATCTGGCGCAGGTGTTCAACCTCTCGGTGTAAGCTGCGCTGAACCGAGAACGAGGACAGCCCGTGAAAGCCCGATCCGATGAGCTACAGATCTTTGTCAGCGTGATTGAGTGCGGCTCGATTTCGGCGGCGGCGGAGCAGGTCGGGCAGACCCCGTCGGCGGTCAGCCGCACTTTGTCGCGCCTGGAGGCCAAGCTCGACACCACGCTGATCAACCGCACCACGCGACGCATGGATTTGACCGAGGAGGGCAAGTATTTCTTCGAGCGCTCCAAGCTGATCCTGGCGCAGATGGATGAGCTGGAAGAGCACCTGTCGTCGCGCCAGCAAAAACCGGCCGGGCGCCTGCGCATCAACGCGGCCGTGCCGTTCATGTTGCATGGGATCGTGCCGTACATCGCCGAGTTTCGCAGGCTCTACCCGGATATCCAGCTGGAGCTGAACAGCGATGACCTGATCATCGATCTGCTGGAGCAGAGTACCGATATTGCCATCCGCATCGGTGCCCTGGCGGACTCCACCCTGCATGCGCGTTCTCTCGGCTGCACGCCGCTGCATATCCTCGCCAGCCCCGCTTACCTCCAGCGCCACGGCACACCGACCAGCGTCGCCGAGCTGGCCGAGCACACCTTGCTCGGGTTCAGCCAGACCGAAACCCTCAACCACTGGCCGCTGCGCCATGTGGAAGGCGACCGCTGGCTGATCGAGCCCGGCATTGCCGCGTCCAGTGGCGAAACCTTGCGCCAGCTGGCACTGGAGGGGCAGGGTATTTGCTGCCTGTCGAACTTCATGACCATCGACGACATCAACACCGGGCGCCTGGTGCCGGTGTTGGAAGCGTTCAACACGGGCTACCGCCAGCCGATCCATGCGGTGTTCTACCGCAACTCGCAATTGGCGCTGCGCATCCAGTGCTTCCTGGACTTCATTCAAGCCAAGCTGGCGCGGTATGCGTGCTGATGCGTGACCGCTGCGTAAAAGCCGGGGGATCTGGCATCCGGTTTATTGTGGCGGGTGTTTAAGATCTGGCTCCCCTCTTTCCAATTCCGTACCATTCCCCACCTTATCCCCCGCAATGCCCTGGTACCTCATGAACCTCACCCGTCTTCGCGCCGACGCCCTGGCCGGCCTCACCACGTCTTTCGCCTTGCTGCCCGAATGCATCGCCTTTGCCCTGGTGGCGCACCTCAATCCGCTGATGGGGCTCTACGGCGCCTTTATCATCTGCACCCTCACGGCGCTGTTCGGCGGGCGGCCGGGGATGGTGTCCGGTGCAGCGGGGTCGATGGCGGTGGTGATTGTCGCGCTGGTGGTGCAGCACGGCGTGGAGTACCTGCTGGCCACGGTGTTGCTGGGCGGTTTGATCATGGTCGCGTTCGGCCTGTTGCGCCTGGGCAAGCTGGTGCGCATGGTGCCGCACCCGGTGATGCTGGGGTTCGTCAACGGCCTGGCGATCATCATCGCCCTGGCGCAGTTGGAGCATTTCAAAAACGGTGACACCTGGCTCAGCGGCACGTCGCTGTATGTGATGACCGGCCTGGTGCTGGTGACCATGGCCATCGTCTACCTGCTGCCGCGCATTACCCGCGCCGTGCCGCCCGCCCTCGTGGCGATCCTCGGCGTGGGCCTGGCGGTGTATCTGCTCGGCCTGCCGACCCGCACCCTGGGCGACATGGCCCACATCGCCGGTGGCCTGCCAAGCTTTGCGCTGCCGCAGATCCCCTGGACCCTGGAAACCCTGGGCATCATCGCGCCCTATGCCTTCCTGATGGCCATGGTCGGCCTGCTGGAAACCTTGCTGACCCTGAACCTCACCGACGAAATCACTGAGACCCGTGGCTACCCCGACCGCGAAAGCGTGGCCCTGGGCGCGGCGAATATGGTCTCGGGTCTGTTCGGTGGCATGGGCGGTTGCGCGATGATCGGGCAGACCGTGATCAACCTCAGTTCCGGCGGGCGCGGGCGTCTTTCCGGGGTGTTCGCCGGGGTGATGATCCTGTTGTTCATTCTGTTTCTGTCGCCGCTGATCGAGCGGATTCCGCTGGCGGCGCTGGTGGGGGTGATGTTCGTGGTGTCCCAGCAGACCTTTGCCTGGGCGTCGCTGCGGGTGATCAACAAGGTGCCGCTCAATGATGTGCTGGTGATCATTGCGGTGACGGTGATCACGGTCTTCACCGACCTGGCCACGGCGGTGCTGTGCGGGATCGTGATCGCGGCGCTGAACTTCGCCTGGCAACAGGCGCGCGAGCTGTACGCCGATGCGCATCTGCAAGCCGATGGCAGCAAGCTTTACTGCCTGCACGGCACTTTGTTCTTCGCCTCGACCACGCCGTTTTTGAACCAGTTCGATCCGGCCAACGATCCGCCCGAAGTGACCCTCGATTGCCGTCACCTGAGCTTTGTCGACTATTCGGCGATCGCCGCGCTGATGACCCTGCGCGAGCGCTATAGCAAGGCTGGCAAGCACCTGCGGGTGCTGCATTTGTCCGAGCGCTGCAAGCAACTGCTCAAGCGCGCCAAGGCCCATCACGACTGACCGCAACCCCTTGTAGGAGTGAGCTTGCTCGCGAAAATCGTCAACGATAGCGAGGGGA
It encodes:
- a CDS encoding sulfite exporter TauE/SafE family protein — protein: MNTFLAFYQNLGPALTLLVIGTFLLAGTVKGVIGLGLPTVAMGMLGLAMLPAQAAALLIIPSTVTNLWQLAFGGHLRGLLRRLWPMLLLIFLGTGLGTLWLGMDGGQWVVHALGGALLLYALSGLLLPSFNVKPRTERWLGPLCGVITGVITSATGVFVIPAVPYLQALGLTRDQLVQALGLSFSVSTLALAAGLAWRGTLGGGEVSASLLALVPALLGMWLGQVVRRRISAVLFKRVFFIGMALLGGHLLIGG
- the catA gene encoding catechol 1,2-dioxygenase; its protein translation is MSIRLSQTAHAQRFLEEASGNLNDDGNPRTKALIYRVLRDTVNIIEDLDVTPEEFWAAINYLNELGKHQEAGLLAAGLGLEHYLDMLMDAADEQAGKTGGTPRTIEGPLYVAGAPLSKYEARLDDGQDPGVPLFMRGQVRDTDGKPLAGAIVDVWQANTGGTYSWFDNTQSEFNLRRRIETDAQGNYRFRSIVPSGYGCPPTGPTQQLLNQLGRHGQRPAHIHFFISAPGYRHLTTQINLSGDPYLHDDFAYATRDELIAEIRFSDDQALAQEWGVQGRFAQIDFDFELQSAAAPVEQKRMQRVRALED
- a CDS encoding SulP family inorganic anion transporter: MNLTRLRADALAGLTTSFALLPECIAFALVAHLNPLMGLYGAFIICTLTALFGGRPGMVSGAAGSMAVVIVALVVQHGVEYLLATVLLGGLIMVAFGLLRLGKLVRMVPHPVMLGFVNGLAIIIALAQLEHFKNGDTWLSGTSLYVMTGLVLVTMAIVYLLPRITRAVPPALVAILGVGLAVYLLGLPTRTLGDMAHIAGGLPSFALPQIPWTLETLGIIAPYAFLMAMVGLLETLLTLNLTDEITETRGYPDRESVALGAANMVSGLFGGMGGCAMIGQTVINLSSGGRGRLSGVFAGVMILLFILFLSPLIERIPLAALVGVMFVVSQQTFAWASLRVINKVPLNDVLVIIAVTVITVFTDLATAVLCGIVIAALNFAWQQARELYADAHLQADGSKLYCLHGTLFFASTTPFLNQFDPANDPPEVTLDCRHLSFVDYSAIAALMTLRERYSKAGKHLRVLHLSERCKQLLKRAKAHHD
- a CDS encoding LysR family transcriptional regulator, which encodes MKARSDELQIFVSVIECGSISAAAEQVGQTPSAVSRTLSRLEAKLDTTLINRTTRRMDLTEEGKYFFERSKLILAQMDELEEHLSSRQQKPAGRLRINAAVPFMLHGIVPYIAEFRRLYPDIQLELNSDDLIIDLLEQSTDIAIRIGALADSTLHARSLGCTPLHILASPAYLQRHGTPTSVAELAEHTLLGFSQTETLNHWPLRHVEGDRWLIEPGIAASSGETLRQLALEGQGICCLSNFMTIDDINTGRLVPVLEAFNTGYRQPIHAVFYRNSQLALRIQCFLDFIQAKLARYAC
- a CDS encoding LysR family transcriptional regulator, yielding MHFDLIDLRLYLHVLDTGNITAGAARSHLSLAAASARIRAMEAALGVECLERGRRGVTPTPAGKALARHARLMLQQAEHLQQDLAEYANGVKGQVRLLCNTTALSEYLPELLADFLREHPNLDIDLQELPSLRITQALRQGTAELGIISDAVDTHGLQTLPFRDDPLVLIMPLDHPLATGTVSFIDSLQHDYVSLAAHSALAVYLDEQALHAGFRLQTRIRAEGFDGVMRMVARGAGLGIVPQAALDRWPSAAQVKAQPLREDWACRHLLLCARAFEPLPAYTTALLSALTAPV
- a CDS encoding NAD(P)H-dependent oxidoreductase; this translates as MKKVLLLNGAKKFAHSDGRYNTTLHDAALALLDRGGIDVKVTHIDAGYDVAEEVAKFLWADVIIYQMPGWWMGTPWIVKKYIDEVFTEGHGSLYASDGRTRSDASQKYGSGGLIQGKQYMLSLTWNAPQQAFDDPTDFFEAKGVDAVYFPFHKANQFLGMTALPTFLCVDVMKRPAIEADVARYEQHLAQVFNLSV